Proteins co-encoded in one Podospora pseudoanserina strain CBS 124.78 chromosome 7 map unlocalized CBS124.78p_7, whole genome shotgun sequence genomic window:
- a CDS encoding uncharacterized protein (COG:O; EggNog:ENOG503P4B1), whose product MGKKDNKSGGGGGSKDAGKGGKGGKGKGGGGDDSGGKQQKGAQSINVRHILCNKMGEAEKAIERLQNGESFNTVAMEMSQDKARSGGSLGWKTKGSLLPEFEKVAYELPTSTTNKPSWGMAKTSEGYHVIMVEGRK is encoded by the exons ATGggcaaaaaagacaacaaatccggcggaggaggaggcagcaaAGACGCCGGGAAAGGTGGGAAAggtgggaaaggaaagggaggtggcggtgatGACAGTGGAGGGAAGCAGCAAAAGGGCGCCCAGAGCATCAACGTTAGACATATTCTT TGCAACAAAATGGGCGAGGCAGAAAAAGCCATCGAGCGGCTCCAGAACGGTGAGAGCTTCAACACTGTCGCGATGGAGATGTCGCAGGATAAGGCCAGGTCCG GAGGATCACTAGGCTGGAAAACAAAGGGGTCATTGCTGCCCGAGTTTGAAAAGGTGGCTTACGAACTACCCACCAGCACGACCAACAAGCCAAGCTGGGGGATGGCCAAGACGTCCGAGGGATATCATGTCATCATGGTCGAGGGACGCAAGTAG
- a CDS encoding uncharacterized protein (EggNog:ENOG503NVEU; BUSCO:EOG09264U81; COG:D; COG:Z) produces MIVYSDVIKTSGADEPLVFAPNDEIISDGYTLIPCNADEIDALAKKPAKTVGDVLGVDDEWERQPADVKAKKEAESILYFVRGERVTEAAANVDTGANASAEGGDDEGAEDTAKEVINVVSSGLLESTSFDKKSYMAYLKGYLKSTKQYIPWAQKNREENDWQWKALSAEEQEAEKKKVEQQIAIFEPKAMAFAKWIQANFKDLDFYTGASMNPDGMVILSNYMEDGVSPYFLFWKAGLKGQKC; encoded by the exons ATGATTGTCTACTCT GATGTGATCAAGACCTCCGGCGCCGACGAGCCCCTCGTTTTCGCCCCCAACGACGAGATTATCTCCGACGGTTACACCCTCATCCCCTGCAACGCCGACGAGATCGATGCCCTCGCCAAGAAGCCCGCCAAGACCGTCGGCGACGTCCTCGGTGTCGACGATGAGTGGGAGCGCCAGCCCGCCGacgtcaaggccaagaaggaggccgagtcCATCCTCTACTTTGTCAGAGGCGAGCGCGTGACCGAGGCTGCCGCCAATGTCG ACACCGGTGCCAACGCCTccgccgagggtggtgacgacGAGGGTGCCGAGGACACCGCCAAGGAGGTCATCAACGTCGTCTCCTCCGGCCTCCTCGAGTCCACCTCTTTCGACAAGAAGTCCTACATGGCCTACCTCAAGG GCTACCTCAAGTCCACCAAGCAGTACATCCCCTGGGCCCAAAAGAACCGCGAGGAGAACGACTGGCAGTGGAAGGCCCTCTCCgccgaggagcaggaggccgagaagaagaaggtcgagCAGCAGATCGCCATCTTCGAGCCCAAGGCCATGGCCTTCGCCAAGTGGATTCAGGCCAACTTCAAGGACCTCGACTTTTACACCGGTGCCTCCATGAACCCCGATGGAAT ggtcatcctctccaactACATGGAGGACGGTGTCTCCCCTTACTTCCTCTTCTGGAAGGCTGGCCTCAAGGGCCAAAAGTGCTAA
- a CDS encoding uncharacterized protein (EggNog:ENOG503NWQF; COG:S) — translation MSETMPSTAEEQQDPAASLPKIQTLLSAKDDTSRFVGLALLKSVLDNTPELRANEDAIASLWNSIPRKFLDRLIRTGSKQQAKGTNDMLDLAVSVLHTFTVLLPEKSKQESKLVNRIPQLVACLLYCSDETTKLVLETLVSLVNQPEGAEVFDSIDDLSTLTEIAPSQPLVLDTLYYAWLGAMATIADKKALRAKINQAIGSLVISFKGTDGVTLLKFLGNFLPRLDPELLPPNPKWLTPLAKFVRDLVISRPTADGRAAFANLSAALLESYPVQSPQLLFADDVDSKSTATSESPFAFLLVNLLLIDIRSTIPTLLGLLNSPSYSITAQRLTSAYNVVSNFMGYLLRTLEALDSGETSNNQWIMKPDLLLKLRTSISETMSLTAEYLRDRWDASIAGAMGLHPEARTGAANESGISHFALAWDSKSVHSSQDPLILAAIRTLAIWLREDDGEQLRKEAAGLSDMFVELYQTSSSPEKGLDFRRPVLVAFEGILEERKGREAFLENGGWQALVNDLGNTLQASSTTSDENEAARGVEIVRNLLQIAEAEQPGTREDWMDLVTKTAAWVIPDEKQPPMVEEFQVAVLQLATALLVNAHPGLRRRYTHSTTAIIGIANQLRDKVKRDEGLVEALSDVLETLTALRQ, via the exons ATGAGTGAAACGATGCCATCAACAGCTGAGGAACAGCAGGATCCAGCTGCCTCGCTACCAAAAATCCAGACCCTACTCAGCGCAAAGGACGACACATCTCGATTCGTTGGGCTGGCACTGCTCAAGTCTGTCCTGGATAATACACCAGAACTAAGGGCAAACGAAGATGCAATCGCCAGCTTGTGGAACAGTATTCCCCGAAAGTTCCTGGATCGTCTGATTCGGACTGGGTCGAAACAGCAAGCAAAAGGCACCAATGATATGTTGGATCTTGCTGTTTCTGTCCTCCACACCTTCACTGTGCTATTACCAGAGAAGTCAAAACAGGAAAGCAAGTTGGTAAACAGGATACCTCAGTTGGTGGCTTGTCTTTTGTACTG TTCTGATGAAACTACTAAACTGGTCCTTGAGACTCTTGTGAGCCTAGTAAACCAGCCTGAGGGTGCTGAGGTCTTTGACTCTATAGACGACTTGTCGACTTTGACTGAGATTGCACCTTCTCAGCCTCTCGTCCTGGACACTTTGTATTACGCGTGGCTAGGTGCCATGGCTACAATAGCAGACAAGAAGGCTCTGCGCGCCAAGATTAACCAGGCCATCGGATCACTGGTCATTTCTTTCAAAGGCACTGATGGCGTCACTTTGTTGAAGTTTTTGGGAAATTTTCTTCCAAGACTCGATCCAGAGCTgctcccacccaacccgAAATGGCTTACACCACTGGCCAAGTTCGTGAGAGACCTTGTCATAAGTCGTCCTACTGCCGACGGCCGCGCAGCTTTtgccaacctctccgccgcTCTCCTCGAATCTTACCCAGTACAATCGCCTCAACTTCTCTTTGCCGACGATGTCGACAGCAAATCAACAGCTACAAGCGAAAGTCCATTTGCGTTTCTACTAGTCAACCTACTTCTCATCGACATTCGCTCGACGATACCGACTCTTTTAGGGCTGCTAAACAGCCCATCCTACAGCATAACAGCTCAGCGGCTCACCTCTGCCTATAATGTTGTCTCCAACTTTATGGGCTATCTCCTCCGAACACTGGAGGCGTTAGACAGCGGTGAAACCAGCAACAATCAGTGGATCATGAAGCCTGACTTGCTGCTCAAGCTTCGCACATCCATCTCAGAAACCATGTCACTCACGGCCGAATACCTTCGTGACCGCTGGGACGCCTCTATAGCTGGTGCCATGGGCTTGCATCCCGAAGCACGAACCGGGGCTGCCAACGAAAGCGGCATTTCGCATTTTGCTCTGGCGTGGGACTCCAAGAGTGTACACTCCAGCCAAGACCCATTGATACTTGCAGCCATAAGAACACTGGCAATTTGGCTGAGAGAAGACGACGGCGAACAGCTAAGAAAAGAAGCAGCCGGGTTAAGCGACATGTTTGTCGAGCTCTATcaaaccagcagcagccctgAGAAAGGTCTGGACTTTAGAAGACCAGTCCTCGTGGCATTCGAGGGCATCctggaagaaagaaaaggcagGGAAGCCTTTTTGGAAAATGGAGGGTGGCAAGCGCTGGTCAACGATCTCGGCAACACCCTTCAAGCCAGTTCAACGACAAGTGATGAAAACGAGGCCGCACGAGGGGTGGAAATTGTGAGGAACTTGCTTCAGATTGCCGAGGCGGAACAACCAGGCACTCGGGAGGACTGGATGGACTTGGTCACTAAGACGGCAGCGTGGGTGATTCCGGATGAGAAGCAGCCGccgatggtggaggagttccAGGTGGCCGTGCTGCAGCTTGCCACGGCGCTGTTGGTGAATGCCCATCCGGGTCTTCGCAGGAGGTACACTCATTCTACCACTGCGATTATTGGCATTGCGAACCAGCTGCGGgacaaggtgaagagggatgaggggctggtggaggcCCTCTCGGATGTACTCGAGACTTTGACCGCGTTGCGTCAGTGA
- a CDS encoding uncharacterized protein (EggNog:ENOG503P3S7), whose amino-acid sequence MDPTATLFTFMLQTHPSVQTVHLIGSWDNFNKPYTMERDSRRNKGQWRGCHNFEDIICDGDVGNAPKRSGGLKMGQTYYYYYEVNGSSEVHDPSLPSTTACPYLPGQPVNTLWIPVEQSLRKRSGSLNSLRSTDFKTMDPAAKYAKLKPAAPIVDTAAAPRRLDTAPQRMQQQHKRSARSISPGSGWSFSPRKLFSRKTSSSSLKESSLPPTAMSDDERATARSEGSRSRDISPESLRRFLVDDAPLEEEQSVNNTLAIPEDIVEENEDDDNFATSAVSEFMQYTGLSPPPQRGASPAPTIAPASLSVEPVELPGSSPLPVSRFSNLPKQPSPVVPVSSGTGVLRSRFTTAPPAVSEPQSPDSVGGVPGFYHSDNDDIDAEDDDGEEEEVEEKKSEVAGLGSKVNKSTYSLPKTAGTVGDKPFESGLPVLGGLGGGLVDDLREELGWMADFITA is encoded by the exons ATGGATCCGACCGCTACCCTCTTTACCTTTATGTT GCAAACCCATCCTTCAGTACAGACTGTACATCTTATTGGATCCTGGGACAACTTCAACAAGCCATACACAATGGAACGCGACAGCAGACGGAACAAGGGTCAGTGGAGGGGGTGCCACAACTTTGAGGACATCATCTgtgatggcgatgttggAAACGCCCCAAAGCGGAGTGGTGGGCTCAAGATGGGACAGACGTACTACTACTATTATGAGGTCAACGGGTCATCTGAAGTTCACGATCCCTCCTTGCCCTCGACCACCGCCTGCCCATACCTTCCCGGCCAACCAGTCAACACCCTCTGGATCCCAGTCGAGCAGTCTCTTCGCAAGCGTAGCGGGTCTTTGAACTCCCTTCGCTCAACCGACTTCAAGACTATGGACCCTGCAGCCAAATATGCGAAGCTCAAGCCAGCCGCACCCATCGTTGACACTGCCGCTGCACCTCGCCGCTTGGACACGGCGCCGCAGcgcatgcagcagcagcacaagcGCTCAGCCCGCAGCATCTCTCCCGGGTCGGGCTGGTCTTTCTCGCCGCGCAAGCTCTTCAGCCGCAAGACCAGCTCCTCTTCGCTCAAGGAGTCGTCTCTGCCGCCAACAGCAATGTCTGATGATGAGCGAGCCACCGCGCGCTCGGAGGGTTCCCGGTCGAGGGACATCTCCCCCGAGTCTCTTCGTCGGTTCTTGGTGGATGACGCCCCtttggaagaggagcagtCTGTCAACAACACACTAGCCATCCCGGAGGACATTGTTGAAGAaaacgaagacgacgacaactTTGCTACTTCGGCTGTGTCAGAGTTTATGCAGTACACTGGGCtgtctccccctcctcaacgggGTGCTTCGCCCGCTCCTACCATCGCACCTGCCTCGCTTTCAGTAGAGCCGGTGGAACTCCCTGGCTCGTCACCCCTCCCCGTCAGCAGGTTTAGCAACCTCCCTAAGCAACCTTCTCCTGTCGTCCCTGTTTCATCGGGCACTGGTGTCCTCCGATCAAGGTTTACCACTGCGCCACCGGCGGTGTCGGAGCCGCAATCCCCCGACTCGGTCGGCGGCGTGCCCGGGTTCTACCACTCGGACAATGATGATATCGAtgctgaggatgatgatggggaggaggaagaggttgaagagaagaagagtgaggtggcggggttgggaTCAAAGGTCAACAAGTCAACATACAGCCTGCCAAAGACTGCGGGCACGGTGGGGGATAAGCCGTTCGAGAGTGGACTTccggtgttgggggggttggggggtgggttggtggatgatttgagggaggagttaGGGTGGATGGCGGATTTCATTACTGCTTAG
- the SUR2 gene encoding Sphingolipid C4-hydroxylase sur2 (EggNog:ENOG503NU84; BUSCO:EOG09262V3O; COG:I), whose amino-acid sequence MASSSNTTTASYPPLPPLPSYELKPLPDLLPFISDFWLSIILPHVAYWVVSGIFHLIDTYDLFPQYRLHTPEEISQRNLASRWEVARDVVLEQILQVATGAFLNLTEAKQMTGSEGYDVAVWARRIRIAQRALPNMLGLVGLNARGLSEKVALGGYPLLAGALAGGDYPFLTTELVVEGGKKVVMETVPAFAVWEVVLAKLMYWVVVPGFQMWVAVAVMDTWQYFWHRAMHVNKWMYTNWHARHHRLYVPYAYGALYNHPVEGFVMDTLGAGIGYKLSFMTNRMGMLFFVTSMMKTVDDHCGYKLPWDPLQHITSNNAAYHDIHHQSWGIKSNFSQPFFTIWDKWLGTKWEGDVQLKYERTRANAAAKDEKKRLVTGKERNGSVTVNGKVKAK is encoded by the exons atggcctcctcctcaaacacaaccaccgcctcctaccctcccctcccacccctacCATCCTACGAGCTAAAACCCCTCCCGGACCTCTTACCCTTCATCTCAGACTTTTGgctctccatcatcctcccccacgtCGCCTACTGGGTCGTCTCGGGCATCTTCCACCTCATCGACACGTACGACCTCTTCCCCCAGTACCGCCTGCACACGCCCGAGGAGATCTCGCAGCGCAACCTCGCCTCTCGGTGGGAGGTCGCGCGGGATGTTGTCTTGGAGCAGATCCTCCAGGTGGCGACGGGCGCGTTCTTGAACCTGACCGAGGCGAAGCAGATGACGGGGTCGGAGGGGTACGACGTGGCGGTGTGGGCGAGGCGGATCAGGATCGCGCAGAGGGCGCTGCCGAACATGCTCGGACTGGTGGGGTTGAACGCGAGGGGGCTGAGCGAGAAGGTTGCTTTGGGGGGGTACCCTCTGCTGGCGGGGGCGCTGGCGGGGGGGGATTACCCTTTTCTGACGACGGAgctggttgtggagggggggaagaaggtggtgatggagacgGTGCCGGCGTTTGCGGTCTGGGAGGTTGTGCTGGCCAAGTTGATGTATTGGGTTGTTGTGCCGGGGTTTCAGATGTGGGTTGCGGTTGCGGTGATGGATACGTGGCAGTATTTTTGGCATAGGGCTATGCATGTGAATAAGTGGATGTATA CAAACTGGCAcgcccgccaccaccgcctttACGTTCCCTACGCTTACGGCGCGCTTTACAACCACCCGGTCGAAGGCTTCGTCATGGACACGCTTGGAGCTGGCATTGGGTACAAGCTCTCGTTCATGACCAACAGGATGGGCATGCTGTTCTTTGTGACGAGCATGATGAAGACCGTCGACGACCACTGCGGGTATAAGCTCCCTTGGGACCCGCTGCAGCACATCACGAGCAACAATGCCGCCTACCACGACATTCACCACCAGAGCTGGGGCATCAAGTCAAACTTTTCCCagcccttcttcaccatctgGGACAAGTGGCTGGGGACCaagtgggagggggatgtgcAGCTCAAGTATGAAAGGACGAGGGCGAACGCGGCGgccaaggatgagaagaagaggttggtgacggggaaggaaaggaatGGGAGTGTGACGGTGAATGGGAAGGTGAAGGCCAAGTGA
- the GEF2 gene encoding chloride channel (COG:P; EggNog:ENOG503NU7S), whose protein sequence is MFALSASLLVKEYAVYAKHSGIPEIKTVLGGFIIRRFLGLWTLITKSLGLVLAVASGMWLGKEGPLVHVACCCANLFIKLFPSINNNEARKREVLSAAAASGISVAFGSPIGGVLFSLEQLSYYFPDKTMWQSFVCAMTAAMVLEAFDPFRSGKLVMYQVTYSSVWHGFELVPFVLLGLLGGVYGGLFIKANMWVARWRKSATWLPGPVIQVVAVAILTALLNYPNNYMRAQCSDLVSNLFSECSKLTDDQFGLCKTGAASAGTIILLIFAAVLGFFLAAITFGLQIPAGIILPSMAIGALVGRAIGIIMEIWQHNHPNFIAFRSCEPDVPCITPGTYAIIGAAAALGGVTRMTVSIVVIMFELTGALTYVLPIMVAVMISKWVGDAFSRRGIYESWIHFNEYPYLDNSEEIPIPDIPASQIMTRIEDLVVLTATGHTIASLTAVMEQHPYRGFPVVSDPRDAILLGYISRAELAYILHASTQPPRLLPPETEAFFAHQPLADPRTTLDLRQWMDQTPLTLPRGSRLHLAVSYFQKLGLRYVMFVDRGVLQGLLTKKDVWYVLNGAEETRRTAGRGEPMGGGVARGGGDGEREGLLGVGRGEEEVEVVSPIGDGGSNLL, encoded by the exons atgtttgCGCTGTCGGCGAgcttgttggtgaaggagtATGCTGTTTATGCTAAGCATTCTGGTATTCCTGAGATCAAGACGGTGCTGGGTGGGTTTATTATCaggaggtttttggggttgtggacGTTGATTACGAagagcttggggttggtgttaGCGGTGGCTTCGGGGATGtggttggggaaggaggggccGCTGGTGCAtgttgcttgttgctgtgcGAACTTGTTTATCAAGTTGTTTCCGAGTATTAATAACAATGAGG CTCGAAAACGAGAGGTCCTGTCCGCTGCTGCGGCTTCGGGGATATCGGTTGCTTTTGGGTCGCCCATCGGGGGTGTGCTCTTCAGTCTTGAGCAACTGTCGTACTATTTCCCCGACAAGACCATGTGGCAGAGCTTTGTGTGTGCCATGACAGCTGCCATGGTGTTGGAAGCTTTTGACCCGTTTCGATCGGGGAAGCTGGTCATGTACCAGGTAACCTACAGCTCGGTGTGGCACGGCTTTGAGCTTGTCCCGTttgtcctcctcggtctTCTCGGGGGTGTGTATGGAGGGCTGTTCATCAAAGCAAACATGTGGGTTGCAAGATGGAGAAAGTCGGCAACCTGGCTTCCTGGCCCGGTCATCCAAGTAGTTGCCGTGGCGATTTTGACGGCCCTTCTCAACTACCCCAACAACTACATGCGAGCCCAGTGCTCCGATCTtgtctccaacctcttctccgAGTGCTCAAAGCTCACAGACGACCAATTCGGCCTCTGCAAGACAGGCGCCGCCTCAGCAGGCacaatcatcctcctcatcttcgccGCGGTCCtgggcttcttcctcgcggCCATCACCTTTGGTCTTCAAATCCCCGCCGgtatcatcctcccctccatgGCCATCGGCGCCCTCGTCGGCCGCGCAATAGGCATCATCATGGAAATCTGGcaacacaaccaccccaacttTATCGCCTTTCGCTCCTGCGAACCGGACGTGCCGTGCATAACCCCCGGCACCTACGCCATCAtcggtgccgccgccgccctggGCGGTGTCACTCGGATGACTGTGTCAATAGTAGTCATCATGTTTGAGCTCACCGGCGCCCTGACATATgtcctccccatcatggtCGCGGTGATGATCTCAAAATGGGTAGGCGACGCGTTTTCCCGGAGGGGGATTTATGAATCCTGGATTCACTTCAACGAGTACCCCTACCTCGACAACAGCGAGGAGATACCGATTCCTGACATCCCGGCAAGCCAAATCATGACTCGGATTGAGGATTTGGTTGTTCTGACTGCTACGGGGCATACGATTGCTAGCTtgacggcggtgatggagCAGCATCCGTACCGTGGCTTTCCGGTTGTGTCGGACCCGAGGGATGCGATTTTGCTGGGGTATATTTCCAGGGCGGAGCTGGCGTATATTTTGCATGCGTCGACGCAGCCACCGAGGTTGTTACCCCCAGAGACGGAGGCGTTTTTTGCGCATCAGCCGTTGGCTGATCCGAGGACTACGTTGGATTTGAGGCAGTGGATGGATCAGACGCCGCTTACGCTGCCTAGGGGTAGTAGGTTGCATTTGGCGGTGTCGTACTTTCagaagttggggttgaggtaTGTGATGTTTGTGGATAGGGGGGTGTTGCAGGGGTTGTTGACTAAGAAGGATGTTTGGTATGTGCTTAatggggcggaggagacgaggaggacggcggggaggggggaaccGATGGGTGGCGGGGTggcgaggggggggggcgatggggagagggaggggttgttgggggttgggaggggggaggaggaggttgaggtggttaGTCCgattggggatggggggagtaATCTTttgtga
- a CDS encoding uncharacterized protein (EggNog:ENOG503NVZ0): MPDYKDLLKNGWHPEKSGTSIKGSVKSLVGRGDDKNKYEHHTPRPLSSLQDPASFAPPPKRTNTGSISLQEQQQAAGEEEERERPKPPKPWSLNTTGLSTANLPPPPARRDVPSRPSSTSSTGGLGGPPPPPARSSPGVGQNPRAPPPALPPRLPPRSPAGGTNALDNLTKSISAASINNDPTVPKPNQGAMGRLAAAGVNVPGLGIGTASHPPPPPQPPRTSSPSSSSPYTGLAKAGLNHYRSSAPEQKASLRNAAANSLTQQPQNSTTQSSSPHTSLAKAGLNRYNNSAPEQKTALQSAAKTGYHRYQSATPEQKAAVQNAASSAVRGGLERYNSAATAPEQKAGVSGAATSMFSAAIAAKKKPPPPPPPAKKPQFLVGRNNTGEDGDAPPPIPLGTRPF, translated from the exons ATGCCAGACTACAAAGACTTGCTCAAAAACGGCTGGCACCCCGAGAAATCCGGGACCTCGATCAAGGGCTCAGTG AAATCTCTAGTCGGTCGCGGCGACGAT AAAAACAAATACGAGCACCACACCCCCCGCCCGCTCTCGTCTCTCCAAGACCCTGCCAGCtttgcccctcccccgaaaAGAACAAACACCGGCTCGATATCGTTGCAGGAACAGCAACAGGcagctggagaggaggaggaacgggAACGGCCGAAGCCACCGAAGCCATGGTCGTTGAATACTACTGGTTTGTCGACCGCTAacctcccgcccccaccgGCAAGAAGGGATGTGCCGTCGCGGCCGTCTTCCACTTCTAGCAccggggggttgggaggaccgccgccgccaccagctcGTTCCTCCCCGGGAGTAGGACAAAACCCgcgagcaccaccaccagcattACCGCCCCGTCTCCCACCCCGGTCACCAGCAGGGGGGACGAACGCGCTGGATAACCTGACAAAGTCGATTTCTGCCGCGAGCATCAACAACGACCCGACGGTCCCAAAACCGAATCAAGGAGCAATGGGGAGGTTAGCCGCCGCGGGTGTGAATGTCCCCGGTCTTGGCATCGGTACCgcttcccacccaccacctcccccacaaccgCCACggacatcctccccatcatcatcatcaccctaCACCGGTCTAGCAAAAGCTGGTCTCAACCACTACCGATCCTCCGCTCCCGAGCAAAAAGCCTCCCTCCGAAACGCTGCCGCAAACTCCCTtacccaacaaccccaaaacagCACCACGcaatcatcctccccccacacCTCTTTGGCAAAAGCAGGCCTCAACCGCTACAACAACTCCGCCCCGGAGCAAAAAACTGCCCTCCAATCCGCTGCCAAGACGGGCTACCACAGATACCAGTCCGCCACACCGGAGCAAAAGGCTGCCGTCCAAAACGCGGCGTCGTCGGCTGTGAGGGGTGGTCTCGAGCGTTATAATAGTGCCGCTACAGCGCCGGAACAAAAGGCTGGTGTTTCGGGAGCAGCAACCTCGATGTTCTCGGCCGCGATagcagccaagaagaagccccctccgcctcctcccccggccaAGAAGCCGCAGTTTTTGGTGGGAAGGAATAATACGGGGGAGGACGGTGATGCGCCACCACCTATTCCGTTGGGGACAAGACCTTTCTGA
- a CDS encoding uncharacterized protein (EggNog:ENOG503P5NE), with protein MSSIFRFSRHRGGGTPEPNGPKAVLQRIHEVFHPHHRHSSISFSQAEDTWADSQRRRLSITSTSDTTVNNSSRPGLAIRTGSFWRNDPLRSAAAADDDDDGKLAPPSHDRRRVAQEDGSFSLQQSRHTSKSDKQGGQSSGVDTRSSSTTDPFSPSELLTLSDTIRSSLPDSLLFPDPSEPTQQLISFLEWALTAETTPPHHPSHDHRIEFNTIQHAHLDKLLSEILLTGKSLLPPTTTPNWPLSQCIDLADSLQRAWRRRFKERYFRIDESRTRQLLTKGGLQGVCWSDDNPCPSGENSPSPVMPRQEQEKWRPRLEGRYNVYTLPLLSGREEDIGGHGNRSKYVRTGGLKEMHVKLITLVGKEVRVLRGYLLRSGIAPGVGVRFDGIWKLASYRHKLDLGTGEYKLELGLERVANGQRAMREVLKVPRPSQIDEWDLFEKLEADKVRQVQGEAASYAWRMQREEARVEREMWKRAHRFRESICSLGSGGSYVEGLGGVMRKRSEVVLMTVLPAPPGKVKGGGDEARKKVRMDSRASTVVYDVSTGEAWEEGEEEGVKRSSTRISWEDVLNDALEIAKGSVGEWGPGGGGSADAGEV; from the exons atgtcctccatcttccgCTTCTCCCGCcaccgcggcggcggcaccccAGAACCCAACGGCCCCAAGGCTGTCCTCCAAAGAATCCACGAAGTCtttcacccccaccaccgacattcctccatctccttctcccaagcCGAGGATACATGGGCCGACTCGCAGCGGAGGCGCCTCAGTATCACCAGCACGAGCGACACCACggtcaacaacagcagcaggccgGGACTGGCTATCAGAACAGGAAGCTTCTGGCGGAACGACCCTCTCAGGAGCGCAGCAGCcgccgacgatgatgatgacggcaaGCTCGCTCCCCCATCTCACGACAGACGCCGTGTAGCACAAGAAGACGGGAGTTTCTCCCTGCAGCAGTCAAGACACACTTCCAAGTCTGACAAACAGGGTGGTCAAAGTAGTGGTGTTGACACCCGCTCCA GCTCAACAACagaccccttctccccctccgagCTCCTGACCCTCTCGGACACAAtccgctcctccctccccgactccctcctcttccccgacCCCTCCGAACCCACCCAGCAGCTCATCTCCTTTCTCGAATGGGCCCTCACGGCAGAAAccacacccccccaccacccctcgcACGACCACCGAATCGAGTTCAACACCATACAGCATGCCCACTTGGACAAACTTTTGTCGGAAATTTTGCTCACTGGCAAatcccttctccccccgaccaccactcccaacTGGCCGCTGTCTCAATGCATCGACCTGGCCGACTCGCTCCAGCGGGcctggaggcggaggttCAAGGAGAGGTACTTTCGGATTGACGAATCCCGAACCAGACAGCTTCTCACAAAGGGTGGGTTGCAGGGTGTTTGCTGGTCTGATGACAACCCCTGTCCTTCTGGGGAAAACAGCCCGTCCCCGGTGATGCCgcggcaggagcaggagaagtGGCGGCCGAGATTGGAG GGGAGGTATAACGTTTACACGCTGCCGCTGTTGAgcggacgagaagaagataTTGGGGGGCATGGGAATAGAAGCAAGTACGTGAGGacgggggggttgaaggagatgCATGTCAAGCTGATTACGCtggtggggaaggaggtgagggttttgagggggtaTTTGCTCCGGAGCGGGATCGcgccgggggtgggggtgcgGTTTGATGGGATCTGGAAGCTGGCGAGTTATAGACATAAACTGGACCTGGGGACGGGGGAGTACAAGCTCgagctggggttggagagggtggcgaATGGGcagagggcgatgagggaggtgttgaaggtGCCGAGGCCGAGCCAGATAGATGAGTGGGACTTGTTTGAGAAGTTGGAGGCTGACAAGGTGAGGCAGGTGCAGGGGGAGGCGGCGAGCTATGCTTGGAGgatgcagagggaggaggcgagggtggagagggagatgtgGAAGAGGGCACATAGGTTCAGGGAGAGCATTTGTTCTTTGGGGTCTGGGGGGTCGTATGTGGAGGGTctggggggggtgatgaggaagaggagtgAGGTTGTTTTGATGACCGTTTTGCCCGCGCCGCCggggaaggtgaagggagggggggatgaggctaggaagaaggtgaggatGGATAGTAGGGCTAGTACGGTTGTTTATGATGTTAGTACTGgggaggcgtgggaggagggggaggaggagggggtgaagaggtcGTCGACGAGGATTAGCTGGGAGGATGTGTTGAATGATGCTCTGGAGATTGCGAAGGGGAGTGTAGGGGAGTGGGGGCCGGGTGGGGGGGGCTCTGCAGATGCAGGAGAGGTGTAG